In the genome of Drosophila subpulchrella strain 33 F10 #4 breed RU33 chromosome 2L, RU_Dsub_v1.1 Primary Assembly, whole genome shotgun sequence, one region contains:
- the LOC119546473 gene encoding RNA-binding protein 39 isoform X2, whose translation MAEDFDVEAMLEAPYQKNNVSAGSGGRGGRRRSGSSPGGGGHDDDFTENGPRNGGSSHKKQSKRSRSRSGSRDAKSRRDRGSERSSQRDKDKERDRHREGADRDRRREGGGDRDRERDRERERDRTRRSRSRDERGGGGDDRRIRHGGGDRDKDRRSRDRRGGSSTKPMQPDRSRDKRRRSRSREQQRKRLSPIRERKRSHSRSKDRNRRRGTHSPRRRSPANGATDRTPPTELSPEERDARTVFCIQLSQRVRARDLEEFFSSVGKVRDVRLITCNKTKRFKGIAYIEFEDPESVALALGLSGQRLLGVPIMVQHTQAEKNRLQNAAPAFQPKSHTGPMRLYVGSLHFNITEDMLRGIFEPFGKIDAIQLIMDTETGRSKGYGFITYHNADDAKKALEQLNGFELAGRLMKVGNVTERLDMNTTSLDTDEMDRTGIDLGATGRLQLMFKLAEGAGLAVPQAAANALLATAPQPAPLQQQEAAPSIATQCFVLSNMFDPRTETNPTWDVEIRDDVLEECAKHGGVLHIHVDTASPTGTVYVKCPGTTTAVLAVNALHGRWFAGRVITAAYVPVINYHSMFPDSINAVDLVALTRKNTDD comes from the exons ATGGCCGAGGACTTTGATGTGGAGGCGATGCTCGAGGCGCCGTATCAGAAAAAC AATGTCAGTGCGGGCAGCGGTGGACGTGGTGGACGCAGGCGCAGCGGCAGCAGTCCCGGCGGCGGAGGTCACGACGACGACTTCACCGAGAATGGTCCACGGAACGGAGGAAGCTCACACAAAAAGCAAAGCAAGCGGTCCCG AAGCAGAAGCGGCTCACGGGATGCCAAATCCCGGCGAGATCGCGGCAGTGAACGCAGCAGTCAAAGGGACAAGGATAAAGAACGCGACCGACACCGCGAAGGAGCCGACCGGGATCGACGCAGAGAAGGCGGTGGTGATCGAGATCGGGAGCGGGATCGAGAACGTGAACGCGACAGGACTCGACGCAGTCGATCGAGGGATGAGCGTGGCGGAGGAGGCGATGATCGTCGCATACGCCATGGTGGCGGCGATCGTGACAAGGACCGACGCTCGCGAGACCGACGTGGCGGCAGCAGCACCAAGCCCATGCAGCCGGATCGATCCCGGGATAAACGCCGTCGCAGTCGCTCCCGCGAACAGCAGCGCAAACGGCTGAGTCCGATCCGTGAACGCAAGCGCAGTCATTCCCGCTCAAAGGACAGGAA CCGTCGTCGAGGAACCCACTCGCCCCGTCGTCGCTCGCCAGCGAATGGAGCTACCGACCGAACCCCGCCCACCGAGCTGAGTCCCGAGGAGCGGGACGCCCGCACCGTCTTTTGCATCCAGCTGTCGCAACGAGTGCGTGCGCGTGATTTGGAGGAGTTCTTCTCCAGCGTGGGCAAGGTGCGCGACGTGCGCCTGATCACGTGCAACAAGACAAAGCGCTTCAAGGGCATCGCATACATCGAGTTCGAGGATCCGGAGTCCGTGGCCCTGGCTCTAGGCCTTTCCGGCCAGCGGCTGCTCGGCGTGCCCATCATGGTGCAGCACACGCAAGCTGAGAAGAATCGACTCCAGAATGCGGCCCCCGCATTCCAGCCGAAGAGTCACACGGGTCCCATGCGCCTCTACGTGGGATCACTGCACTTCAACATTACCGAAGACATGCTGAGGGGCATATTCGAGCCTTTTGGCAAGATCGATGCCATTCAATTGATCATGGACACGGAGACGGGTCGTTCCAAGGGATACGGGTTTATAACG TACCACAATGCTGACGATGCCAAAAAGGCTTTGGAACAATTGAACGGCTTCGAACTGGCCGGCCGCCTCATGAAGGTGGGCAATGTGACAGAGCGATTGGACATGAACACCACCTCGCTGGACACGGACGAGATGGATCGCACAGGCATCGATCTGGGCGCCACAGGCCGCCTACAGCTGATGTTCAAGCTGGCGGAGGGAGCCGGTCTGGCTGTGCCCCAGGCGGCGGCCAATGCTCTCCTGGCCACTGCTCCTCAACCGGCGCCGTTGCAGCAACAGGAGGCGGCTCCGTCGATAGCCACGCAGTGCTTCGTACTGTCGAATATGTTTGATCCACGCACGGAAACGAACCCCACCTGGGACGTGGAGATCCGCGACGATGTGCTCGAGGAGTGCGCCAAGCACGGCGGGGTGCTGCACATCCACGTGGACACCGCCTCGCCCACGGGCACCGTATACGTGAAGTGTCCGGGAACAACGACTGCTGTGCTGGCGGTGAACGCCCTGCACGGACGCTGGTTTGCCGGACGAGTGATCACGGCGGCCTATGTGCCCGTGATCAACTACCACTCCATGTTTCCGGACTCCATCAACGCCGTCGATCTGGTGGCGCTCACGCGCAAGAACACCGACGATTAG
- the LOC119546473 gene encoding RNA-binding protein 39 isoform X1, with the protein MAEDFDVEAMLEAPYQKNNVSAGSGGRGGRRRSGSSPGGGGHDDDFTENGPRNGGSSHKKQSKRSRSRSGSRDAKSRRDRGSERSSQRDKDKERDRHREGADRDRRREGGGDRDRERDRERERDRTRRSRSRDERGGGGDDRRIRHGGGDRDKDRRSRDRRGGSSTKPMQPDRSRDKRRRSRSREQQRKRLSPIRERKRSHSRSKDRNSRRRGTHSPRRRSPANGATDRTPPTELSPEERDARTVFCIQLSQRVRARDLEEFFSSVGKVRDVRLITCNKTKRFKGIAYIEFEDPESVALALGLSGQRLLGVPIMVQHTQAEKNRLQNAAPAFQPKSHTGPMRLYVGSLHFNITEDMLRGIFEPFGKIDAIQLIMDTETGRSKGYGFITYHNADDAKKALEQLNGFELAGRLMKVGNVTERLDMNTTSLDTDEMDRTGIDLGATGRLQLMFKLAEGAGLAVPQAAANALLATAPQPAPLQQQEAAPSIATQCFVLSNMFDPRTETNPTWDVEIRDDVLEECAKHGGVLHIHVDTASPTGTVYVKCPGTTTAVLAVNALHGRWFAGRVITAAYVPVINYHSMFPDSINAVDLVALTRKNTDD; encoded by the exons ATGGCCGAGGACTTTGATGTGGAGGCGATGCTCGAGGCGCCGTATCAGAAAAAC AATGTCAGTGCGGGCAGCGGTGGACGTGGTGGACGCAGGCGCAGCGGCAGCAGTCCCGGCGGCGGAGGTCACGACGACGACTTCACCGAGAATGGTCCACGGAACGGAGGAAGCTCACACAAAAAGCAAAGCAAGCGGTCCCG AAGCAGAAGCGGCTCACGGGATGCCAAATCCCGGCGAGATCGCGGCAGTGAACGCAGCAGTCAAAGGGACAAGGATAAAGAACGCGACCGACACCGCGAAGGAGCCGACCGGGATCGACGCAGAGAAGGCGGTGGTGATCGAGATCGGGAGCGGGATCGAGAACGTGAACGCGACAGGACTCGACGCAGTCGATCGAGGGATGAGCGTGGCGGAGGAGGCGATGATCGTCGCATACGCCATGGTGGCGGCGATCGTGACAAGGACCGACGCTCGCGAGACCGACGTGGCGGCAGCAGCACCAAGCCCATGCAGCCGGATCGATCCCGGGATAAACGCCGTCGCAGTCGCTCCCGCGAACAGCAGCGCAAACGGCTGAGTCCGATCCGTGAACGCAAGCGCAGTCATTCCCGCTCAAAGGACAGGAA CAGCCGTCGTCGAGGAACCCACTCGCCCCGTCGTCGCTCGCCAGCGAATGGAGCTACCGACCGAACCCCGCCCACCGAGCTGAGTCCCGAGGAGCGGGACGCCCGCACCGTCTTTTGCATCCAGCTGTCGCAACGAGTGCGTGCGCGTGATTTGGAGGAGTTCTTCTCCAGCGTGGGCAAGGTGCGCGACGTGCGCCTGATCACGTGCAACAAGACAAAGCGCTTCAAGGGCATCGCATACATCGAGTTCGAGGATCCGGAGTCCGTGGCCCTGGCTCTAGGCCTTTCCGGCCAGCGGCTGCTCGGCGTGCCCATCATGGTGCAGCACACGCAAGCTGAGAAGAATCGACTCCAGAATGCGGCCCCCGCATTCCAGCCGAAGAGTCACACGGGTCCCATGCGCCTCTACGTGGGATCACTGCACTTCAACATTACCGAAGACATGCTGAGGGGCATATTCGAGCCTTTTGGCAAGATCGATGCCATTCAATTGATCATGGACACGGAGACGGGTCGTTCCAAGGGATACGGGTTTATAACG TACCACAATGCTGACGATGCCAAAAAGGCTTTGGAACAATTGAACGGCTTCGAACTGGCCGGCCGCCTCATGAAGGTGGGCAATGTGACAGAGCGATTGGACATGAACACCACCTCGCTGGACACGGACGAGATGGATCGCACAGGCATCGATCTGGGCGCCACAGGCCGCCTACAGCTGATGTTCAAGCTGGCGGAGGGAGCCGGTCTGGCTGTGCCCCAGGCGGCGGCCAATGCTCTCCTGGCCACTGCTCCTCAACCGGCGCCGTTGCAGCAACAGGAGGCGGCTCCGTCGATAGCCACGCAGTGCTTCGTACTGTCGAATATGTTTGATCCACGCACGGAAACGAACCCCACCTGGGACGTGGAGATCCGCGACGATGTGCTCGAGGAGTGCGCCAAGCACGGCGGGGTGCTGCACATCCACGTGGACACCGCCTCGCCCACGGGCACCGTATACGTGAAGTGTCCGGGAACAACGACTGCTGTGCTGGCGGTGAACGCCCTGCACGGACGCTGGTTTGCCGGACGAGTGATCACGGCGGCCTATGTGCCCGTGATCAACTACCACTCCATGTTTCCGGACTCCATCAACGCCGTCGATCTGGTGGCGCTCACGCGCAAGAACACCGACGATTAG
- the LOC119546803 gene encoding mitochondrial magnesium exporter 1 translates to MEEVEIAPGDKSNPVKSFIAGGVGGMCSVLVGYPLDTIKVRLQTMPTPFPGQPPRYKGVIDCTARIFRQEGLRGFYRGISAPLLGVTPIYAVDFAVYAAGKRLFQTDDHIKLTYPQIFVAGALAGVCSALVTVPSDRIKVLLQTQTVSSGPLLYNGTMDTAAKLYRQGGIRSLFKGTCACILRDSPTGFYFVTYEFLQDLARKKSKTGQISTTSTILSGGTAGIVFWTLAVPFDVLKSRLQSAPEGTFKHGIRSVFRKLMATEGPKALFRGILPILLRAFPSTAAVFFGVELTNDLLKA, encoded by the exons TCCAATCCCGTGAAGTCCTTTATCGCAGGTGGAGTGGGTGGTATGTGCAGTGTGCTCGTCGGATATCCCTTGGACACAATAAAG GTTCGCCTTCAAACCATGCCCACCCCCTTTCCCGGACAGCCCCCCCGCTACAAGGGAGTTATAGATTGTACTGCCCGAATCTTTCGGCAAGAGGGTTTACGCGGATTCTACAGAGGAATATCTGCTCCCCTGCTGGGAGTGACTCCCATCTACGCCGTGGACTTTGCCGTCTATGCGGCGGGCAAAAGATTGTTCCAAACGGACGACCACATAAAGCTCACCTATCCGCAGATCTTCGTCGCCGGAGCCTTGGCCGGAGTTTGTTCCGCCCTCGTCACGGTGCCCAGCGATCGGATAAAGGTCCTCCTTCAGACGCAAACCGTGTCCAGTGGACCACTACTTTATAATGGCACCATGGACACGGCCGCGAAGCTCTATAGGCAGGGTGGGATTAGAAGCCTCTTCAAAGGAACCTGTGCCTGCATTCTGAGAG ATTCGCCCACCGgattttattttgttaccTATGAGTTCCTGCAGGATTTGGCCAGAAAGAAGTCCAAAACAGGACAAATAAGCACAACATCAACGATTCTGTCTGGCGGAACGGCTGGTATTGTGTTTTGGACTTTGGCCGTGCCCTTCGATGTACTTAAAAGCCGTCTACAGTCAG CACCTGAGGGCACTTTCAAGCACGGCATCAGAAGCGTTTTCAGAAAGCTAATGGCCACAGAAGGTCCCAAAGCTCTATTTCGCGGAATTCTCCCAATTTTACTACGTGCCTTTCCCTCCACGGCCGCAGTTTTCTTCGGCGTGGAGCTAACCAATGATTTGTTGAAGGCTTAG
- the LOC119547859 gene encoding ras-related protein Rab-30, translating to MEDYKFLFKIVLVGNAGVGKTCLVRRFTQGLFPPGQGATIGVDFMIKTVEVEGEKIKLQIWDTAGQERFRSITQSYYRSAHALILVYDISCQPTFDCLPDWLREIQEYANSKVLKILVGNKTDRDDREIPTQIGEEFAKQHDMYFLETSAKEAENVERLFYEIAAELIGQARSKDGSSSAAAAAAQRQSEGSSIGLGSFSAKAAQSNCCGGLASGGGGGSNSSQVG from the coding sequence ATGGAGGACTACAAGTTCCTGTTCAAAATCGTCCTGGTGGGCAATGCGGGCGTGGGCAAGACCTGCCTGGTGCGTCGCTTCACCCAGGGCCTGTTTCCGCCTGGGCAGGGAGCCACCATCGGCGTGGACTTCATGATCAAGACGGTGGAGGTGGAGGGCGAGAAGATCAAGCTGCAGATCTGGGACACTGCCGGCCAGGAGCGTTTCCGCTCCATCACGCAGAGCTACTATCGATCAGCCCACGCTCTGATCCTCGTCTACGACATCAGCTGCCAACCCACGTTCGACTGCCTGCCCGATTGGTTGCGCGAGATCCAGGAGTATGCGAACTCCAAGGTGCTCAAGATTCTGGTGGGGAACAAGACGGATCGGGATGACCGCGAGATACCCACGCAGATTGGCGAGGAGTTTGCCAAACAGCACGacatgtacttcctggagacGTCCGCCAAGGAGGCGGAGAACGTGGAGCGGCTGTTCTACGAGATAGCCGCCGAATTGATTGGCCAGGCCAGGAGCAAGGATGGCAGTAGTTCGGCTGCGGCGGCGGCCGCCCAGCGCCAGTCGGAGGGCAGCTCCATCGGGCTGGGGAGCTTCAGTGCCAAGGCAGCGCAGAGCAATTGCTGCGGCGGACTCgccagcggcggcggcggcggctcCAACTCTAGTCAAGTGGGTTGA